The genomic region CTGTGGTTCTGTTGTCAGATCATTTGTCAAAGACATAAAAAGGAACTTGGAATACCGTATAAAAAGCTTTATTTCTCAATTAGAGGAGCATTAATTGAGGTAATTTTCAACTGaatttgattaaaaataatcataaagacTGAACACTTTGCTCATGCAGAGCATGACATTTGCTTTGGTTTTAAGTAACACGCTTTAATAATGTTTCTTGTTTACATGTTGCCTTTATATCTTGTTGTAGCCATGGGAAGTATATTCTCCAATTCTGACCCCCCCCACCCACCTTCTCCCAGTAAGACGCTCAAATTATTACAGAACATTGTTTAAACATATGTggataaaaatagaaattacagattcttcatttattttaaaaggtccTTTAAATGTGACTCCTTACAACAactttacatttgcattttacttGTCAGCTTTTGATGAACCATGGAGGAACATACCATGGGAGTGAGTGAtttctttaatgttttggttCCTCTGGTTTTATAACTTTTCTGCTAATTTCAAAAACCAACACTGAGCACACTCATTTGTTGAAACTGCCTCTATGttcttttgattttgttgtcagACTCACTAATGTTGAAGATGAATGTCACCAGTGTCTATGGCAAAAATGCAGCAACCACATAACACCACATGTTTACACAAACTGATTTAAACaagtaaatgtaaaatgtaaccTTTTCTTTATTGAACAGTAACAAAGACAGAGACCTGCAGGTTGTGAAGGATTATCAGCCTCATAACGATGAGGTCCAACAGCTCAGAATTATGATTCATGGACCCTCTGGTTCTGGCAAGTCCAGCTTCATCAACTCTGTTGACAGCGCTTTACAAGGCAGAATCACTGGTCGGGCTTTGGCAGATGCAAAGTTTCACGACAGCTTCACCCTAAAAGTATGAATCACTTTTGAGTGTGGTTTAATCAAGGTCATGTATTTTAAGCACTGTAAAACTTGAACAACTCTTGCATGCACCTGCAGTGACAACTGCAGTCACTAGGGGACTGAAGCTGTCTGAGGGGCAGggccaaaaaaattaaaaggcCACCAGCTGTGTTCAGTGGGCATCAGTGTGCAGAAAGTTTTCTAGCATGTAGGGAAGCCTGTATTACTTTTTATGGATTGCAGTGTACAGATcaggcagcagcagtgttgCAACTAGTTGTGATGAAACTGATGAGCAAGACACAAACTGCTATATGACCATCACTCAATAGGTGGCACTGTTGTCCTTATAACTGCACTTTTCTGTTTTACAGTACAAAAGTTACAAAATCCAAAAAGGAGGACCAGAGACATTTTACCCTTTTGTCTTCACTGACATCATGGGCCTTGATAAGGAAACCAATAAAGGAGCAAATGTGGAAGACATCAAACTGGCCATGATGGGACACATTAAAGATGgatacactgtaaaatatacTGAATTCATTCAACTCTGTTGGATATATTTCAGTAAATCAATCCAGCTTTGAGATGAGTTTAGCActaacatttttacaaaaatcatAAAGTAGAAACTATTTACATGCAaaggtcatttttttaaatttaatttcacaTTCTTTTCCAGTTCAATCCTCTCTCTAAAATAACGGAGGATGATAATTACTACAACAAAGACCCCGCTCTGAAGGACCAAGTTCATGTTCTCGTTTGTGTCGTCTCGGCCGAGACATCAAACATCCTGAGTGATGAACATGTGGTAAAGATGAGGGATGTCAGACTGGCAGCCAGAGACATGGGTAAGAGTTATAGGGTTACTTATTGGGTTTCATAAGTTTCATCCAATAACCTGACAAACATCATCTTGATTAAACTGGATTCTGCTCTGTATCGGCAGGAATTCCTGAAGTGGCTATTCTCACCAAAATTGATGAAGCCTGTCCAGAGGTCAAAAAAGACATACAGAATGTGTATAAGAGCAAGTACCTGAAGAAACAGGTAAGTTAATAAAGGTGATTGACCTTGTAGAGAGTTGTTATTCAAGTTGGAATATAATTCTGTTTTACGTTACATTACACAAAAATCTCCTTTGATCAGCTCTTTGCTGTCATTCCTTAAATGTTGAATTGTTCATATTTAGATGGAGAAAATAAAGGTGGTGCTGGGTACTCCAGAGAAAAGTATCTTTCCTATGAAGAACTACCACTCAGAGATTGACAGAGACGATGACACTGATACACTGATACTGAGCACACTGAGATGCATCATTAACTCAGGAGAAGACTTTGTTAACGACCAGTAGACCTCCATACTGCTGACAAATCTTACTTTACAGACAAATCTCACTAAATCTTAGTGAGAAAAAACACCAGTCTGTAGCATAAAATGGactttttggtttttatttgcatgcatgTAATACATAGAGTCTCCGATATTGGTTTGTCTTACCTTGCTGTTTAAGTATCAATAAGCTGTATCATACTTACTATGCATTATCTATGCTagtgtgttttgttgtcttaGCTGGTAATTTTAGTGTTGTAGTCTCTCAGTAATCATGAATCTGGTGATTAGCAGGTCAGAAGACATGTCTAGGTTAAAATTGGGCTAAATTAGGTTCAGAAGTGTAACTTTTTTAGTCTATTGATTACATATGCTTATACATATGCTATgtttgaaactgctttataatGACACATTGTGTTACAGTACTGCTGCTCGGCTGAAACCACAATAAATTACAGTACTGAAGTGCGTCACTAGTTTCCATTGACTTCATtccctcttgtccatgagtagactGTGTTGTAATGCAGCCCACTGGAAGTGACTCACACTGCTGCCAAGTTTG from Epinephelus lanceolatus isolate andai-2023 chromosome 18, ASM4190304v1, whole genome shotgun sequence harbors:
- the LOC144458561 gene encoding interferon-induced protein 44-like is translated as MKNHTKHHHHGINNHTQSNKDRDLQVVKDYQPHNDEVQQLRIMIHGPSGSGKSSFINSVDSALQGRITGRALADAKFHDSFTLKYKSYKIQKGGPETFYPFVFTDIMGLDKETNKGANVEDIKLAMMGHIKDGYTFNPLSKITEDDNYYNKDPALKDQVHVLVCVVSAETSNILSDEHVVKMRDVRLAARDMGIPEVAILTKIDEACPEVKKDIQNVYKSKYLKKQMEKIKVVLGTPEKSIFPMKNYHSEIDRDDDTDTLILSTLRCIINSGEDFVNDQ